From Alkalilimnicola sp. S0819:
CGGGGTCGGATTCGTTGCCATGAGGGCCTCTCGCTGAGGGTGGTTTGGCCTGTGTTGGAAGGCGGCGGCCGGCCAGTGGATTGGAGGCGGCGCCTGCCCGGGCCGTTGGATTGTACCGTAGATGTGTGGTAAATAAACTTGGTAACCGGCGCAAAATACAAGACACGACGGCGACACACAGGTCGTCTGAAGAACAACAGATAACGAGCCGGGGGAGAGTCGGTGGATAGCATGGCTAGTGAAGACGGGCTGGACGGCCTGAAGGTAATGGTCATCGATGACAGCAAGACCATCCGTCGCACGGCGGAGACCTTGCTGAAGAAGGAAGGCTGTGACGTGATCACGGCCACCGATGGCTTCGAGGCCCTCGCGAAGATCGCCGATTACCGGCCCGAGATCATTTTTATCGATATCATGATGCCGCGTCTGGACGGCTATCAGACCTGCGCCCTTATCAAGCAT
This genomic window contains:
- the pilG gene encoding twitching motility response regulator PilG, which produces MASEDGLDGLKVMVIDDSKTIRRTAETLLKKEGCDVITATDGFEALAKIADYRPEIIFIDIMMPRLDGYQTCALIKHNQSFRATPVIMLSSKDGLFDRARGRVVGSEQYLTKPFTRDELLSAIRRHRKQAA